Proteins from one Fragaria vesca subsp. vesca linkage group LG6, FraVesHawaii_1.0, whole genome shotgun sequence genomic window:
- the LOC101310543 gene encoding uncharacterized protein LOC101310543 → MAAFEFINSCSKENVKTKSNGVLKWTHPPEGVTAINCDAAWSDENNGGLGVALRNHEGVCIGGAHGQAFLSSVEAAEATAILLGVNVALDMGLKDVIVQSDSLSIITELNSSSSCKNWKITQIIDDIKWKKVFFNSITWDWIPREANQVADAAALLGKRMMGLNRWVNRPPSSLLSVLRNDGLPCPPLVAV, encoded by the coding sequence ATGGCAGCTTTTGAATTCATCAACTCATGCTCTAAAGAAAATGTGAAAACAAAGAGCAATGGAGTTTTGAAATGGACTCACCCTCCTGAGGGAGTGACTGCTATTAATTGTGATGCAGCCTGGTCTGATGAGAATAATGGGGGTTTGGGAGTAGCTCTCCGCAACCATGAAGGAGTTTGTATCGGAGGGGCTCATGGGCAAGCCTTTCTGTCTTCTGTAGAGGCTGCTGAAGCCACAGCAATACTGCTGGGAGTAAATGTTGCTTTGGATATGGGACTGAAAGATGTAATTGTTCAGTCTGATTCTCTAAGTATAATCACAGAACTCAACTCTTCTAGCTCATGCAAAAATTGGAAGATTACTCAGATTATTGATGATATCAAATGGAAGAAGGTTTTTTTCAATTCCATTACCTGGGACTGGATTCCCCGTGAAGCAAACCAAGTTGCAGATGCTGCAGCTTTGCTTGGAAAAAGGATGATGGGTCTTAACCGATGGGTCAACCGGCCACCATCATCTCTCTTGAGTGTACTCCGGAACGACGGTTTGCCATGTCCACCGTTGGTGGCAGTTTAG